A window of Elusimicrobiota bacterium genomic DNA:
CATCAGAATATATCAATTTTTTGCAAGACCATTCCCACAACAGTGTAGATTCTATCCGAGTTGTTCACAGTATGCTGTGGAATCGTTGGAAAAATTCGGGTTTATAAAAGGCTGGTTTTTAACTTTAAAACGGCTGTTGAAATGTGGCCCCTGGCACCCAGGTGGCTATGATGCTGTACCATAGATGTTTCTGAAAAAAAATAAGAAATGGAAAAAAGAACTTTTTTAGCAATCGTTTTGTCAATAGCAATCCTTATAGGTTGGCAGTGGTTGTTCGGACCTAAAAAGCGTATCACATCTACAAACACACCAGTATCAGCAGTTGACGATACCAGA
This region includes:
- the yidD gene encoding membrane protein insertion efficiency factor YidD gives rise to the protein MRLLSIWFIRIYQFFARPFPQQCRFYPSCSQYAVESLEKFGFIKGWFLTLKRLLKCGPWHPGGYDAVP